A region from the Bacillus sp. Marseille-P3661 genome encodes:
- a CDS encoding competence protein ComK produces the protein MEKFLIYYENNKNVLDYYDVSKKTMALLSVAHMDFSTIVIEENRILFVRQTTTQIIKAACMNGGAEYDGRRKSMSYLIGCKQKVPMAIIPHEGIYAFPTISPTCYECNWIFFHHVKYITTYTPKDSAAKSMIVFKNGQEITLSESTYVLEKQMQRTAMCIISLTGRLDKYKQ, from the coding sequence ATGGAAAAATTTTTGATTTACTATGAGAATAATAAGAACGTATTAGATTATTATGATGTTAGCAAGAAAACAATGGCGTTGCTATCTGTAGCACATATGGACTTCTCCACTATTGTAATAGAAGAGAATCGGATATTATTTGTAAGGCAAACAACCACTCAAATCATCAAAGCAGCTTGTATGAATGGTGGAGCGGAGTATGATGGAAGACGGAAAAGCATGTCGTACCTAATTGGATGCAAGCAGAAAGTTCCGATGGCCATTATACCTCATGAAGGTATCTATGCTTTCCCAACAATATCTCCTACTTGTTATGAGTGCAATTGGATCTTCTTTCATCATGTCAAATACATAACTACGTATACTCCAAAAGATTCCGCTGCAAAATCAATGATTGTCTTTAAAAATGGCCAAGAAATCACATTAAGCGAATCAACTTATGTATTAGAAAAGCAAATGCAACGAACGGCTATGTGCATCATTTCGTTAACAGGAAGATTGGACAAATATAAACAGTAA
- a CDS encoding DUF6306 domain-containing protein yields MEKMFLLLNSLLEAERAGVQTMDYLLKNCSTDQLEGRFKHVKSDEAWSCAGLHDAIIREGGVPTKETGDFTEKVKSQNTLEEKLTLLNKGQSWVARKIDEVLEFELHEETRLFLIEMKTKHNENIANMEEYLSSK; encoded by the coding sequence ATGGAAAAAATGTTTTTACTCCTAAACTCACTGTTGGAAGCTGAACGTGCAGGCGTTCAAACTATGGATTACTTGCTCAAAAATTGTAGTACAGACCAACTGGAAGGTCGTTTCAAGCATGTAAAATCTGACGAAGCATGGAGCTGCGCAGGTTTACATGATGCGATTATTCGTGAAGGTGGTGTGCCTACTAAGGAAACAGGCGATTTCACAGAGAAGGTTAAGAGCCAAAATACATTGGAAGAAAAATTAACGCTACTAAATAAAGGGCAAAGCTGGGTTGCGCGGAAAATCGATGAGGTATTAGAATTCGAACTGCATGAGGAAACACGCTTATTTTTAATAGAAATGAAGACGAAACACAATGAAAATATTGCTAATATGGAAGAGTATTTGAGTTCTAAATAA
- a CDS encoding alpha/beta fold hydrolase, translated as MEKETIIFLHGIVGNKNAFSREIEKLKNQYQCIAYDLYDPDDLGVEGQLTIDLLLDQLYSKYIKYKIKKAHLCGFSFGCMIATAFAKKYPDMVSSMTFVGGHCCNVFSKLYTNISTVLAEKPKFEYKKWIKYCAPLLNPNLPLIPENSERIFQRYALQVHPDVFEKALRIHIEFDSSAALEGMKTPIMWVLGEYDELTKGTLFDLQQYIPHVEYIEIANAGHAAHVHQHVEFMSLFQDFLNKHASIKRPLSLS; from the coding sequence ATGGAAAAGGAGACGATCATTTTTTTGCATGGGATTGTTGGCAATAAAAATGCGTTTAGTAGAGAAATAGAAAAGTTAAAAAATCAGTATCAATGTATAGCCTACGATTTATATGACCCGGATGATTTAGGAGTTGAAGGTCAGTTAACAATCGATTTATTACTAGATCAGCTTTATTCAAAATATATTAAGTATAAAATAAAAAAAGCACATTTATGTGGATTTAGCTTTGGATGTATGATTGCAACGGCTTTTGCTAAAAAATATCCAGATATGGTGAGTAGTATGACGTTTGTAGGAGGCCATTGTTGTAATGTATTTTCAAAACTATATACCAACATTAGTACAGTACTGGCGGAAAAACCGAAATTCGAGTATAAAAAGTGGATAAAGTACTGTGCACCGCTGTTAAACCCTAACCTACCACTTATACCTGAAAACTCGGAAAGAATCTTTCAACGGTATGCTCTCCAAGTTCACCCGGATGTCTTTGAAAAAGCCCTTCGAATACACATTGAATTTGATTCAAGTGCAGCCTTAGAAGGGATGAAAACGCCCATTATGTGGGTTTTGGGAGAATATGATGAGTTGACAAAGGGCACGCTCTTCGATTTACAACAATATATACCACATGTTGAATATATAGAGATAGCTAATGCAGGCCATGCTGCCCATGTCCATCAACATGTCGAATTTATGTCTTTATTTCAAGACTTTTTAAATAAACATGCATCAATAAAAAGGCCACTTAGCCTTTCGTAA